The following proteins are encoded in a genomic region of Candidatus Leptovillus gracilis:
- a CDS encoding HIT domain-containing protein: MIGHRWLFALARTPTAGLFIGWLFAHMSFLLPVDRLRETDTLLAFHHPQPAYPVHILIVPKQRVANLMALQPANAALLLDLIPIVQSLVSEFGLETAGYRLITNGGPYQDIPQLHFHLISDAPGA; encoded by the coding sequence TTGATTGGCCACCGTTGGTTGTTTGCCCTGGCCCGCACGCCAACCGCGGGCCTTTTTATTGGTTGGTTGTTCGCCCACATGAGCTTTCTGCTGCCGGTTGATCGCTTGCGCGAAACCGATACCCTGTTGGCCTTTCACCATCCCCAACCTGCGTACCCAGTTCACATTCTGATCGTGCCCAAACAACGTGTGGCAAATTTGATGGCTCTGCAGCCGGCCAACGCTGCTTTATTGCTGGATTTAATCCCCATTGTGCAAAGCCTGGTATCCGAATTTGGCCTGGAAACGGCCGGCTACCGCCTCATCACCAATGGCGGCCCCTACCAGGACATCCCCCAACTCCACTTTCACCTGATTTCCGACGCGCCTGGGGCTTAA
- a CDS encoding arsenate reductase ArsC: MKKRVLFLCTGNSCRSHMAEGLTNHFLGETWEAVSAGTEPAGYVHPLAVAALDELGIDISDHTSKTADVFRSVPLDLVITVCDDAAENCPLWLGQGKVTHISFPDPAKATGTDDEKTAVFRQVRDDIRERVLSYLETVGI; this comes from the coding sequence ATGAAAAAGCGCGTTTTATTCCTCTGCACTGGCAATTCCTGCCGCAGCCACATGGCCGAAGGGCTGACCAACCATTTTCTGGGCGAGACCTGGGAAGCCGTTTCCGCCGGGACCGAACCGGCCGGTTATGTTCACCCCCTGGCTGTTGCCGCCCTGGACGAACTGGGCATAGACATCAGCGACCACACCTCCAAGACGGCCGATGTCTTTCGCAGCGTCCCCCTGGATCTGGTCATCACCGTCTGCGACGACGCCGCCGAAAACTGCCCGCTCTGGTTGGGGCAGGGCAAAGTCACCCACATCAGCTTCCCCGATCCGGCTAAGGCCACCGGCACAGATGATGAAAAAACGGCCGTCTTTCGCCAGGTCCGCGATGACATTCGGGAGCGGGTGTTGAGCTACCTGGAGACAGTTGGGATCTGA